The following DNA comes from Vicugna pacos chromosome 13, VicPac4, whole genome shotgun sequence.
TTCTGTTACATGTCTTGTTCAAGGGGCATGGATGTACTTGTTCAATCTCAAATCCCTCATGCCTGGGactctgcctggcacatagtagatgctcagtaaatatgcaTTCACCAAATTCATAGAAGAATGAACAAGAGAGGGGCTGAAAGACATGGAGACACacatttgtgtgtttttattgttattttttaaatattgtatatatatttaaacttgTCTACAGTGAGAacgtattctttttaaaaagagaaaaatcgaGAGAGAGAGCCATAAGAGGCAATGTGGAAGATTTGGGAGACTGATCAAAGTATTATTGAAATTTGATTATAACACAAAACCTTGAGATAATCTCTTCTACATGAAAAGTTAGGGGAATCAATCAAAGCCAGGTTTGAGCACCCCTGAGACAGGTACTGCACCCTGTGCTGGCAGAAATATAAACCATTTCAACGGATTTGCTTGGCATTTGTTTAAACTGCCTTAAGACTGTCTTTACCCCCATCTATTTCTAGAAATATGTCCTAAGAAAATAACTCCAGATTCAGGCAAAGTTTTATGCACAAACATTTTCACTGTCACATTATTTTAAACGCTAAAATATTAGAAATGCCAGTGTGCGCTAAATGCCCACAGTAGGGgaatggttaagtaaattatgattatctacaaaatatagaattttatgCTTTCCTTAAAAAGCATGTTTATGAAAGATTTTTGGCATGGGAAAATTTTAGGTTATAATGTTAATTGAAAAGCATTGCAAAAGTGTATCTGTAgtaaaaacatgtaaaatatgCAATTATTTGAAGATGGCTTTTAAATTAATCcccattaaaaatatgtatgtatatccttAGGCAGAAACCTGGAGGATATACTCCAGAATATTAAAGTGAGATTGGATAGACACAGATTCAAATCAAGAGCTGTCAACTTTAGCTTAATGACCTGAGTCTCAAGTCTCCTGACCTCTCTTATCTCCCCATTCtcccagatttttcttttttttgaaaaagcaatgagtaatcataaaaatattatatCCTAACTCTCCTACACCTTGACATCAAAGTGTCTGTGATTGGGGGAATTCACGTTagccttttattctttctcctaCACATTAAGTATGCACCTATGGTGTGCCTAGCCCAGTGCAGGTGCTCTGGGAACTCCAGAGAAGTATATGAATATAAAACTCTGCCCCAGGCTGGAGACTGAGGTGTCCGTTTGTCTGTTCTCCCCAGGATGAAGGAGTCATCTTGGGCCGCCCAGGAGGTGCCCATGTCCCTGCAAGCAGGCCAGGATCAGGCCACGCCAGGGAGTGAGCTGGGGGTGCTGCCTTCCAGGGTCCCTGCAGCGCACGAAGGGCTGCAGCAGCCCAGCGCAGGGAAGGAGTCCGAGGACCAACAGGGGAGCCAGCAGAACCCAGGGACTGTGGAAGATCAGGCCTCCGAGAACTGCCAGGTAATGTCCGCGGAGACCTTGGCGGGAAGGTATGGAATGATGACCCACAGGGGAGGTGAAGGAGCAGGGAAATgttggaggcagggaggagataGGGGGTTCTGCGTAAAATTAAAATTGGGACATGCTGGGTTTAACAAAGCTCAAgcgattttttttaatgctaggaTATTCTAACAGCTGTTTCTTCACTGCTTCTTTGTGGGACCTTGCAGGAGATGGTTAGAGTATGGTGCCTTTTCCAAACTtaaatcttttaatttatttttattttaagatttagCATTTTTTAACAGCTTCAGTGAGGTATCATTGACATACACTTGCACATACTTCAAGTGTACAATTCGATGCTTTGGACATAGGTGTACACTCATGAAACCATCACCCCaatcaagaaaacaaacacatcTGTCACCCGCCCCCCACAGTTTCCTGACACCCCTTTGTCACAACTCCTCCAACCTGCCCCCATCCCCAGGCAACCACAGATGTGTGTTCTGTCGCATTAGATGTATTTCCTAGAATTTTCCATAAATGGAAGCATTCAGTAGCCATTCCtttttgtttggcttctttcactcagcatgactATTTTGAGATTCAACCATGCTATTGTGTGGATCAAtactttgttgtttttattgctaagtaatattccattgtatgaatatgtcacaatttcttcattcttttatctattgatggatatttggttCCTTTCAAAAACTTTTTGACTATCACAAATAAGATTTACAGAAACATTCATGTCCATATATACACgtggtttcatttctcttgggcaaatAAATGGCTAGGGGTAGAATGgaccatatggtatttgtaatatttaacttattaagaaactgccaaacattTCTCTGAAGTGGCTCTGTCATTTTACAtccccatcagcaatgtatgagaattccagttgttccacatcctccccaaaaCAATGGCCAGTTTTTAATTCTAAGCATTCTCATAGGTGTATAGTGGAATCTCATTGtggtctttattttcatttttctaatgactAATCATATCAAGCATATCAAGTataggccatttgtatatctttggagaaatgtctattcaaatagtTTGCCTGTTATTTGAATTGAACTAGTCAGTTTATTGTTGAGTtccaagagttctttatatattctggatactagactatcagatttatgatttatggatttttttcttccacttctataggttgtcttttcactttctgcctttttttttctaaattgggttgttttcttattattgagctTTGAGGGTTCTTATGTATTCTGAATACAAGTCCTATATCATATATGTAATTTGCAAATGTGTTCTCCTAGGCTGTGAGCTGTCTTTTCCATTCTCTTAACATTGGCTTTCAAAGAACAGAAATTCTCAATTTTGATGAAGcctaatttatccattttttatttatgtctgtgcttttggtattatttcttagaaatcttccttttcttttctctttaaatggaagtactggggattgaaccaagtacctcatgcatgccaagcatgcactttGCCAACCAGGATATACTCCCAACCTGTCTTAAAAATCTTTACGTATCTCAAAGTCACATaggattttctcctatgttatctttaagaagttttattgttttaggttttatatttacatttatgatTCACCTTGAGTTAATTCTTGTACATAGTGTAAGTGTTGGATCAAGCTTCGTTTTTTGCATATGGCGGCCCAGtcatcccagcaccatttgttgaacacTATACTTTCCCTGCTGAATTTGCACCTTTGTCGAAAATCAATTTATCACATGAAATGTTGcagaaaaacgtgttacagctcagtgttacagcaacctggatctgggtgaGAAatcaagcagcactcagagagttgaaaaactcagatttattacgccagcaggcccagaggacttaacactccaagctctggaccctgtctgtaggtttacacaggcttttataggctgcctgtttacactttgcaacatcatatgcaaataaggtataactaaagttgactaattaggaacgggctttgtagaaatggaccaattaagggggagagaaataaccaatcaggagtgagggaaatggaccaatcaggagtgagatccactttcctagaagttagcagtttcagaggcaaaaagtgagataaagccactgggccagggaaccagatggtgctggcaggagactAGTGGCCCTACCTGGGGGTCCTgttggtctttttatggggcttcccacctcaacatGAGTCTATATCTCTACTTTGTTTCACTCATCTATTTATCTGTCCTTATTCCAACACCACGCTGTCTTGATTATAgcaacttttttgtttgtttgttttgatgggggaggtaattaggtttatttatttttaatggaagtactggggattgaacctaggaccttgtgcatgctaagcacacactctaccactgagctataccctctcgcAATTATAGCAACTTTTGAAATCAGTCAGTACAGAAATCCCCTTTGTAGGAGTACCATGAAGGACTCTTATTCTTTGAAACATCTGCTGGGAAATCCCATTTAAAGAGGATCATctcaactggataaagaatttatggtatatttatacaatggagtactactcagccataaaaaagaataaaataatgccatttgcagcaacatggatggacctgcagaatgtcattctaagtgaagtaaaccagaaagagaaagaaaaataccatattatatcacttatatgtggaatcttaaaaaaaaagacaaacttatatacaaaacagaaacggactcacatagaaaacaaacttatggttaccagggtgggaagagggtgggaagggataaactgggagttcgaggtttgcagatactaactactatatataaaatagtatataaaatatgtaactactatatataaaaacaagtttacactgtatagcacagggaactatattcaataccttgtagtaacttatggttaaaaagaatacaaaaatgaatatatgtgtgttcctatatgactgaagtattatgctgtacaccagaaattgacaacattgtaaactgactatatgtcaataaaaatatatttttaaaaaagtggatCATCTCACTTTTTCCAGGGTCCCGTTCTACCTGCACAGAGAAGCACGGATTATGATTTTGAGTAGGCTATGCCACCTgggggcctcaatttcctcatccctCAAAATGAGGGCATCTGTGCTACCTTCTAGGGGTACTGGGAGAACTCAGTAAGATCGTGCTTGCAGAGGTTGGACCGGAGTGAGTGTGTGACAACTGGTCTCTGGTTGATTCTCCTGGGAGCCAGGATGGGGCACCCCCTCTTGATGTCCTTGTCCTTGGCAGGGTCCAGCATGTCAGCCCACCCCAGGTCACCTGGCAGCAAATGAGTCAGACATCGTGCAGCCAACAGAGCCTTGCTGCACCTTGGACAGCTGTGGACAGCAACTGGGAGACAAGCCCTCCAAGGAGGTGGACACCTCACCCATCAGGCCACAGAGGGCTCTGCCAGAGCCTGGCCCAGGGGGACATGGGGACAGTTCCCAGGAAGCAGTGCCCCTAATGCCCACAGCAATTCTGGAGGAAAAGACAGCCCACTCTTTTCCACCATGCACGTCAAGACCTAACACACCCAAAGAAAGGTAAGCCATCCTCTGATGGCACCTCCTACCCCACTCTCTGACCCCAACAAGGTTGCTCTTCTGCTAAATTACAAGTGAGGCGAATTCTAGTCCTGACCACTCCTTACATAATGTAGGACTTTGGTCAGGTCAAGCTCCCCTGGGTCTCAATTTCTCCATCCGTATAATAGCTCTAATACCAGAAGTCTTTGTTCCGTGAGCCTATACTTCAAGGGCCACATCCCTACATGGGGATATGAGGGAATGAGGAGCCCCTCTGAGATTAGAAGTTCAAGGGAATGAAGCTTGGGTGATGGACCACCCAAGAGTGTCCCGGGCACTGAGAAAAGGTGGGTGTAAGGGTCAAGCCTTGAGCTGAGCCCCTCTGCCACCTGGAGGTTTCTTCCTTATTTAGGGGCGAAGCTGTGGAGACTGAGCCAGCACTGGGGCCTGTTCGTCCATCTGTAAGTAGAGCCATAATGGGGATGGGGACAGAGTGGGATGGGTATCAGGAGGAAGAAGGGGTAGAGAAAGAAATGGAGTCAAACTGGGGAAGGTGTGAGTGTGTGCCTgcgtgtatgtgtgagtgtgcccgcgtgtttgtgtgagtgtgcccatgtatgtgtgtgtttgcacatatgcatgtgtgtacCCATGTGTGTGCATCTTGGGTGGGGGCCAAGGATGTTCTTACACTCTGGAGTCCCTGGGTTCACCCCAGGTCATGGCTTTTCTTACATTGGCACAGATTTCTTCTGCAAATTTGCTCTCAGTCACAGCACACAACCCATAGCTTCCCTGAACATCTGAGAGGGTCCCATCTCCCTCCTACCCTCCCACACATCCCCACCTCTGCCAACTTGGCCACTTCCTAGTTCTTTAACTTGACTGAGGAACCTGTGAATACACAGTCATTGCCTGGTGGAAAGGTAGGTTGGAAAAAGAGGAATCAAAAGAGCCTTTAGGGAATATAATCTACAcaaataattgaatcactatgttgtacgtctgaaaatgattcactattataaatcaactatacttcagttttaaaaagagaCCTTAGATCTGGGGCCTGAGCAGCAAGTGGTGTCATTCACCAAAGTGATGACACTGGGGAAGGAGCAGACAGGAAGAAACCTAAGGTTCTGCTTAGGTCATGTTCTAGACGCCTGGGAAGAAATGTCAGGAGGATGCCTGGAGTTAGGAAGGACAGAGAAGTCAGGATTGGACAtgcaaatgggagaaaaatggGGATGACATCTAGGAGAGTGAATACAGAGCAGGAAGAGGTCTGAGGACAAatcactgggtctccacaacgTTTAGAAATGGAGCgagagtggggaggggacagtgaAGTAGGCTGCGGAAGACTCAGGGAGCGGGTGGGAGTCTGGAGAAGAAAGCTTTTCCAGAAGGAGGGAGTGGCCATCTCTGTCTATCACCACTGAGGTCAGCTCTAAGAGGCCAGAGATGTGACCACCGCCTTGCAACAGTCAGCTGGGGAGTGGTAGCAGAAGCCGGGCTGGAGACCGGAGGGAAGTGGAGATGGAGTTCAGCCAACTCTTTCAAGGCATTTTGCTCTGAAGGAAGAGCAGGGAACTGGGATGGTAGTTGGAGGGGTTTATAGTGTCAggagagtttttttgtttttaaaggacaaTAATATAGCCATGTTTACATGCTGATGGGGGCAATCTGGTGGAGAGGGTAGAGCTGATATTTCAGGAAGAGTCAGTGTGTGGTAGGAGCTACATCTTTGAATGGGCTGGGCTGGAACCTGCATGGTGTGGCCTGGTTGGTGGTGGGCAAGGGATGGCTCACCCCTCTGATGGGAGGGACAGATGCAGGAGGTGCtggatttgttgaatgaattagtgGGAATTTATTGAGTGCATACCATGTGCTGGCTGCTGGGTCGAAAGAGGCATCAAGgtcctgccctcatgaagctcACTTCTGGTCAGGCAGGCAAACAGTGAGCATGGATAAGGCCTTGGCAGTTTGTGTTGATTgcaatgaaggaaataaacaagTGGTGAGATGGGGAGTAACTCACTCAATACTGCAGCTCAGGATTgccaggaggaggcagagccCGGGTTAGGGGTCAGGGAGGACATGGGGTGGGAGCCTGGCAGGATGCAGGAGAGATCTGGGCCTCCCCAGGGGCcagagaggaaggggcagaggatCCCCTGCAGAGTGGGTAGCAGGGAGAAGTTTGTTGGACAGTCTGGCTGACTGGAGGCCTCCCGAATtccctccctcaccctgtctcTAGGAGGTGAGGGACATtggagagagaagggagctggACCACATGCGGAAACAGCCTCAGGAGACTGTGGTGGCCACAGGGACTGAGAACCTTAGGAACCCTCGGCCGGGCTTCATAAAGTGCTtgctggaggtggaggaggaggaggccatgCATCGGAGGGCCACCAAGGCCCGGGCCCTGCCAAACCGGAAGACCCCAAGGACCCTGACCCCTGTGCCCACCTCAGCCCCAAGCTTGCCTCTGGCCCTGTCTCACACCCCTGCCATGACCCCATCCTGGGCCCGGCTGCCAGCCCCTGGGCCAGTCTCTGCCCCGGTGGGAGCCCCAGTCCCAGCTTCAGTGCCCGTCTCAGTCCTGCCGGTCCCCACCTCAGACCTGGGCTGGAGAAGGACAGAACTTTTGCACCACAGCGGGGAGAGGAGACTGAACTACCCCAAGGCACGGTAGGAGTCACCCCAGGAAGTGTGTCCGGGATCAGAGCCTGTGTCCCAGGGCCCCTGGTGTCTCTCTTCCAGGCTCTTGTCCCTGTCACTGCACCAGTCTATTCCCTCTAGTGAGTCCTCTTCTTCATTTCTCCTCACGGTCTATCTTTCCCAGCTCTTTGTCTTTCATATCTAGGCCTCCTTTCTCATTGCAGACCCCTCTGTCCTTTCTAACCTTTGTGACGACGTCTCTCCTTTagactcccctcccctctgcttcgCTCCTCCTCTGGGTCACTCTTAGACTCTCCTGACCTCTCCAAGCCTCCCCCAGGGGCCCTCCTAtgacctcctcctccccagcttcCCCTCGCCTTCAGCTAGCTTTGGGCATGGGGCAGGGATGGGCGGCTGGATATGTGCCCTGGGCCCAGCTCTGTCCTCTGcaggcaggagctggaggagcaCTATCTCCTGAAGATGTATCAGACCTGGGAGGAGAGGTCCGAGGAGCACCTCACACTGAAGCAAGAAGAAGGTGAGGGCGGGCCTGGCCAGGGGAGCCCCTCTCAGGGCAGGCAGGACCCTCACTCCTTGGGTTTCTAGGTCCAGGGTGGGGGTGCAGATCACGCGGCTGCCCCAgtgcccaccccagccctgcacttgGCTAGACGGGCTGTGCAGGGTAGGAGGCTGACCCCAGCCCTGGCACAGCGCTGTTGGGGAGCCAGGACTCCCGCTGGGTCTTCTCACCTGGGGTCCAGTTCTCTTCCCTGGTCCAGAGCCACCTCTCTGAGTGAATGAAACGAGCCCTGCAAAGCTCTTTCATTTTTGGACACATTTCTGCCTCCCCCAACCCAAGCCCCCTCTATCGGTCCTCTGGAGAGACCGCCTGGATGGGAGGCAGGGCTCCAGAGCCCCCCCGCCTGTCCTACATCCCTCACCATTTAACAAGCCCCTCTGCCCTGGACATGTTATGGAACCAAACTTGGGTTCACCTGCGCGCAGTAAAGCCGATCTACTGACACCGGGTTGTGGTGATGGAGAGCGTGGCACTTATTGTAGCCTCCAAGCAGGGAGTCCAGAAAGCTAGTTCTTAAAAGGCCCAAACTCcccgatggctttcagggaaaggctTTTAAAGACAAGGTGAGAGGAGCGGGTTGTGTGGGGTGTGATTGGTTCATGGACACTCTTCTGATTGGTCGGTGGTGAGGTCACCAGGAGTCAACCTCGTTAATCTTCTGGTTCCAACATGCTTGTGGGCAGCACAGAGTTAACTTCTTCCgcctggtgggggtttcaggctctgcaaaacagctcaaaggacacgGCTCAGAATGTTATctgtagcccttgaggaggaactaaaggtccttgactttgtttaatggctaaactattattattttgtcttgcttggctgctttcctttcttcctgcattttctgacttctcttttattctttggaacttggggaaggcctaggaggctaaagcttttctacagaccagaggcaggtggaggacatggTGAGGGTAATCTGTCCTGAGAAGGCCCCATGGGCTCCTGCTTGATTACGGACAGGTCCCCATTTTCCTCcacatcccacccccaccccaaaattcAGAAGTTCTGAACATCTGCCCTGGGCAAGATGCCATGCCCTTTGCTCCCCACCATCCTTGGGGCTGGGCCTTGTGACTCCTCTTACCCACGCTTTGAGGAGGAGTGATTGCTGTTTCCTGCGGGCTCCGGAGGTGGCCTAATCCACCGTCCACGTCACTGCCAACCCGGCCACACCCGGCTCTGGCTCTGGATGAGTGGGTGTGTATCCTCCTTGcatctgcccctcctccccagagtCTGAGCCCCATGCAGGGCCAGAGCGgccccttcttcttcttccctgAATGTGCTCTCTGGCTCCTTAGGACTCCATCCTTGAAGTTCCCTTCCTTTAGCATTACGACTCCCTAGGGCGCGGGggtgtagctcagaggtagagcacatgcttagcctgagagggatcctgggttcaatccccagtacctccatgcaaaaacgaaaaaaaagaaaagctctctAGCTATTTTGGAGGGCTTTTCTAGGTCCAGAACCCACTGCCCTGCCTGGAGGCAAGAGTTCATGGACAGCATGCCACTTTGGCTTAGAGATTCAGTGTTCCTTGCAAAAGGTCCCCAAGACTCTCGGCCATGTCTGGGGAAGAAGGAGCTGGCTACCTGCTCGGATGGTCCAAACCACCCTGCATTTTGGATGATtgcatctgcttttttttttaaggagggggaaggtattaagtttatttgtttatttatttatttatttattcatttattcatttatttatttattttttaatggaggtactggggattgaatttaggaccaagtgtatgctaagcagacactctaccactgagctataccctctccaccaCATCTCCTTTTGAGAGTTGTTCTGGTTTTTCCCTTTTCAGCATGTCTGCCGGTGGCAGGTCACCACTTACTCCAACCCTAATCCTGCCCTTACCTCTTCCCCACATTTCAATCCTGTGTGTCACAGACTTACAGAGTCTATGATGTGCCAAGTGCTGAATTAATGCAACCTCTCTTGGAGGGTGTACTGTAGTTACATTcatcttacagataagaaaactgaggctcagagaagtacaGTGACTTGCACATGACAACTGTATTAGtttgcttgggctgccataacaaaataccacaaactagatggcttaaaatttgttttctcgtagttctggaggctagaagtccaagatcgaggtgtcggtatgtttgattttttctgaggcctctctgcttggctcgcaggtggctgccttctctctgtATCCTCACGTGGTCTTCCCTCTGCACAcgcatccctggtgtctcttgtgtgtccaaatttcctcttttaaGGAAACCACTTaggttggattagggcccacccgaatggcctcattttaacttaatcacctctttaaaggccctatctccaaatatcgTCACATTTTAAGATACAGGGGGTGGTTAGGACTTCCATATGTGAATTTAGGGGGGCAGGCACAATTCAGCTCATAACAGGAAGCCAGTTTACTATTAAATGGTAGAACCATCTTCTCACCAGTTCTGTTGATCTAATCTGGATTTTGCTGTAGGCAGTGAAACCAGATAGCACACACGTTAAGGTTTTTCTATCAATTGGTGCTATTCTAAGAGCTTTCTCAGCATCCTCCCTGGTCCTCTGCTTTGGTGCAGACCCATGAAAGTATCCCAGAGGCTATGTCTATCCAGATAAGCACCTGCAGAGCACCAAAATCAAGGCACAGACTCAGAGTCAGAAAGATTCATCTGGTCCTCTAAActtttagcctcagtttccccatctttacAAGGGAATAAGCATTCTACTCTTTATAAGGCTgctataagaattaaatgagaacacGGCTATAAGGAGCTTctcatagtgcctggcacatagcaggggTACCCTAAGTTGGGTGTGTTCCTGGTGCGAAGTGAAGGTGGCTAATTAGCTTAGCTCTTGCCAcgccagctgagcccttggcctGACCTTGTATTAGAGAGTGAAGTGCGTTAACCGGCCCTCACCCCTCCACTTCCACTCTTTCAGTTAACTTTGTCCCTCCACCCAGTCACGATGACAGAAGACACTAGGCAGGAGGGTGGTTGGAATGGATGGGATGAATGGTGGAAACAGGACATGTTCTCACCCCACGTAACCCCGCCGCCCACTCCAGCCTTCCGCAGCTACTTTGAGATCTTCAACGGTCATGGCGAAGTGGACGCACAGAGCCTGGAGAACATCCTGCTCCTTGTGGGCATCTCCCTGACACCAGCCCAGGTGGAGGATGCCCTGACGAGTGCTGATGTCGATGGTGAGTGTTGTCGGGGGGGTCTTCATTCTGAGCCCCAGGCTGGTCCAGCTTCACAGGCAGCATGAGACCTGTGCAGTCATATGGGGCCCTGCACTTACAGGGTCCTGagtttggtttaatgctctgctgttgcAGTCtcgaaattcttaataatttttgaacgAGGGGCGctgttctgcattttcattttgcactgggccccacAAATTATGTAACTGGTCCTGGCCCCCAAAGTTAGTGCTCCCTGAGCACCAACCTGCTCAGTGCCAGGTTCTGGGGACCCAGAGATGACTTAAGACCTAGCTCCTGACCTTAAGATGTAGGTGATCTCTGAGGTCACTCCTTTCAGGCCTTTGTATGTGCTTCATCATATATTCCTCTGTGATTTGGTCACTCATTTTACCAGCTGTATGACATTGGACAAGTCCTGAAGTTCATCGAGTCTCATTTTCCCCATATGCAAAATGGGGCTGATAGCAGGACCCATCTCACTGGGCTGctaaaaagattaaatgagctaatccaGGGAAAGTATTGCGCACAATACCTGGTGCACAGAATGCATCTAGGAGACATTAACTGCTAGtattattcattcactcagtattTATTAACTTCCTACTGTGTGCCCAttcctgtgctgggcactgagaaTAAACAGATGTGTAAAACCCAGGAGACCTACCCTTGAGGTGCTCACACAGTCAGTGACACAGAAGAGTTACCAAAGGAAGCAGCACTTAAGGTGGCTTGGAAGAAGGGAtcaggaaggaaggcttcctggaggaggtgatggatGCCTGAGCCAAACTGTGAAGGTTTAAGCAGGAGTTAGGCAGGGAATGAAGAAGGGGGAAGGACATTCCTGGGAGCTGAAATAACCTGGACAAAGGAAATGGACAGAGGGTGAGGCGAAGGACATGTAGTTTGGTTGGCTAGATGCAGAGAATGCAGCAGAGCTGTAGGGGCCTGGGCTCCCGCCAGGTAATCAAATCTGCTTCCTCCACCACTGCCTGAGCTGAACTGACCTCAGCCTGGCCCCCCATGTGACCCCAGGCAACAGCTTgcttttctctgtgcctcaggcttCCTTGGTGACATGGGGATCAGAGTTATTAGGCACCCCCGGATGGTGATTTTAAGAATTAGAGACCATTTATTAATTTGCCAAGTATTTCAGAGAACATTTGCCCGGCACCTAGCTGCCGTAAGCTCTGAGGACACAACTTGAACAAAACACCCAGTTCCTGCCTCCCAGAGCCTCAGTGAAATCCCAAATCTTACGAGTGTCTGGTTGAAGCAGAAGGGTTTTATGAGAGTGTTTGACTGGAGATCTGACCCACGCTGGTCTGACTTCTCTCAGGAAGTGATGGTCAAGGGGAAGCATTCAGTAAAAGAGTTGGAGGGTGGTGGAGAGAATTCTAGAAAGAGgaagcagcatgtgcaaaggcacggAACAGGGAAGGATACAGCCCCTGGTGGGAGAGCAGGGGGAGTGTGGTACCAGGTGGGGCTGGAGACAGGTAATGGGCAGATCTAGTGAAGCTTCGAAGGCCAAAATGGGAATCTTGCGAGTATAAATGTGTTCTCATGCCAAGACTA
Coding sequences within:
- the SPATA21 gene encoding spermatogenesis-associated protein 21 isoform X1 codes for the protein MYKEGRMKSPRAQPSLGLRTASKRASVEPIISGVSKVVFPDTEGMGSGKQPSSAPGGPENGSTHREASEEGSPELSTQEQRHPAGPRMKESSWAAQEVPMSLQAGQDQATPGSELGVLPSRVPAAHEGLQQPSAGKESEDQQGSQQNPGTVEDQASENCQGPACQPTPGHLAANESDIVQPTEPCCTLDSCGQQLGDKPSKEVDTSPIRPQRALPEPGPGGHGDSSQEAVPLMPTAILEEKTAHSFPPCTSRPNTPKERGEAVETEPALGPVRPSEVRDIGERRELDHMRKQPQETVVATGTENLRNPRPGFIKCLLEVEEEEAMHRRATKARALPNRKTPRTLTPVPTSAPSLPLALSHTPAMTPSWARLPAPGPVSAPVGAPVPASVPVSVLPVPTSDLGWRRTELLHHSGERRLNYPKARQELEEHYLLKMYQTWEERSEEHLTLKQEEAFRSYFEIFNGHGEVDAQSLENILLLVGISLTPAQVEDALTSADVDGDGHVNFKDFLAVLTDTKRFFCSVEQNALTDMVPPNPDTLLFEILSLLVEMLALPEAALEEITSYYQKKLKAGTFKAREMESATGRLRSRKKLAYNSQQADILEVPERRVLRILSQLKQQNYAANLQSPYAQVPCIPLCPQLDKKTARRKQGSHYVLDQCTPTSLGPDIRSLFFHSGSQGSRESSSDSRRWLSSVPARTH
- the SPATA21 gene encoding spermatogenesis-associated protein 21 isoform X2 encodes the protein MGSGKQPSSAPGGPENGSTHREASEEGSPELSTQEQRHPAGPRMKESSWAAQEVPMSLQAGQDQATPGSELGVLPSRVPAAHEGLQQPSAGKESEDQQGSQQNPGTVEDQASENCQGPACQPTPGHLAANESDIVQPTEPCCTLDSCGQQLGDKPSKEVDTSPIRPQRALPEPGPGGHGDSSQEAVPLMPTAILEEKTAHSFPPCTSRPNTPKERGEAVETEPALGPVRPSEVRDIGERRELDHMRKQPQETVVATGTENLRNPRPGFIKCLLEVEEEEAMHRRATKARALPNRKTPRTLTPVPTSAPSLPLALSHTPAMTPSWARLPAPGPVSAPVGAPVPASVPVSVLPVPTSDLGWRRTELLHHSGERRLNYPKARQELEEHYLLKMYQTWEERSEEHLTLKQEEAFRSYFEIFNGHGEVDAQSLENILLLVGISLTPAQVEDALTSADVDGDGHVNFKDFLAVLTDTKRFFCSVEQNALTDMVPPNPDTLLFEILSLLVEMLALPEAALEEITSYYQKKLKAGTFKAREMESATGRLRSRKKLAYNSQQADILEVPERRVLRILSQLKQQNYAANLQSPYAQVPCIPLCPQLDKKTARRKQGSHYVLDQCTPTSLGPDIRSLFFHSGSQGSRESSSDSRRWLSSVPARTH
- the SPATA21 gene encoding spermatogenesis-associated protein 21 isoform X3 produces the protein MYKEGRMKSPRAQPSLGLRTASKRASVEPIISGVSKVVFPDTEGMGSGKQPSSAPGGPENGSTHREASEEGSPELSTQEQRHPAGPRMKESSWAAQEVPMSLQAGQDQATPGSELGVLPSRVPAAHEGLQQPSAGKESEDQQGSQQNPGTVEDQASENCQGPACQPTPGHLAANESDIVQPTEPCCTLDSCGQQLGDKPSKEVDTSPIRPQRALPEPGPGGHGDSSQEAVPLMPTAILEEKTAHSFPPCTSRPNTPKERGEAVETEPALGPVRPSEVRDIGERRELDHMRKQPQETVVATGTENLRNPRPGFIKCLLEVEEEEAMHRRATKARALPNRKTPRTLTPVPTSAPSLPLALSHTPAMTPSWARLPAPGPVSAPVGAPVPASVPVSVLPVPTSDLGWRRTELLHHSGERRLNYPKARQELEEHYLLKMYQTWEERSEEHLTLKQEEAFRSYFEIFNGHGEVDAQSLENILLLVGISLTPAQVEDALTSADVDGDGHVNFKDFLAVLTDTKRFFCSVEQNALTDMVPPNPDTLLFEILSLLVEMLALPEAALEEITRSLRCSEVPRSARK